The following are encoded in a window of Dehalobacter sp. 12DCB1 genomic DNA:
- a CDS encoding ABC transporter ATP-binding protein — MITLKGIKKIYQTGDVQVAALRGIELTISQGEFVAIMGPSGSGKSTTMNMLGCLDTPTEGEYYLDGIDVSHASKRELATIRNRKLGFVFQGFNLLARTSALENVELPLIYAGVGKEERKDRSIEALKSVGLGDRIHHKPQELSGGQQQRVAIARALVTNPSVILADEPTGNLDSRSSEEVMAIFQELHVKGNTIVIVTHEPDIAAYTRRIVRFKDGRIEKDEAVANPRKASPSRIDTQEEIG, encoded by the coding sequence TTGATTACGCTTAAAGGAATAAAAAAAATCTATCAGACGGGTGATGTTCAAGTGGCAGCTCTACGCGGTATCGAGCTGACGATTTCCCAAGGGGAATTTGTGGCCATCATGGGTCCGTCCGGCTCCGGCAAATCGACGACGATGAATATGCTGGGATGTTTGGATACGCCGACAGAAGGGGAATATTACCTCGACGGGATCGACGTTTCCCATGCCTCAAAAAGAGAGCTGGCGACGATCCGGAATCGAAAACTGGGGTTTGTCTTTCAGGGCTTCAACCTGCTGGCGCGAACGAGCGCTTTGGAAAACGTCGAATTGCCCCTGATTTATGCGGGAGTCGGCAAAGAAGAACGGAAAGACCGTTCGATCGAAGCGTTGAAGTCAGTCGGTCTTGGGGACCGGATCCATCATAAGCCCCAGGAACTCTCCGGCGGACAGCAGCAGCGGGTGGCGATCGCCCGGGCGTTGGTAACGAATCCATCCGTCATCCTTGCTGATGAGCCGACGGGTAATTTGGACAGCCGTTCCAGCGAGGAAGTTATGGCGATTTTTCAGGAACTGCATGTAAAAGGAAATACGATCGTGATTGTGACACATGAGCCGGATATTGCGGCGTATACCCGCAGGATCGTCCGGTTCAAGGATGGAAGGATTGAAAAGGATGAGGCTGTAGCCAATCCGCGGAAAGCATCCCCATCCCGAATCGATACGCAGGAGGAGATCGGCTGA
- a CDS encoding ABC transporter permease: protein MNILESIRIAIRAIRVNKVRSILTMLGIIIGVGAVIAMIAIGSGASASVTSKIEGLGSNLLTITAGQSNSGGVRGGMGSAATLKMSDATLLAEKGTYIKAVAPVASTNAQVIYASGNTQTNIYGTTVTYLDVRNTSLSAGRFFTEQEMNQYKRVVVLGPTVVEGLLGTLDYSIIGKTVKINNIPFQVIGVTASEGSSGFSNSDDMILMPITIAQLRLIGSESIRQIFVQAASPDVMTKAQSEITTLLRSAHKLSASDEDDFSTTNQATVLETMQSVTQTLSMLLGGIAAISLIVGGIGIMNIMLVSVTERTREIGIRKAIGAQETDILLQFLIEAVILSVMGGIIGILLGWGGSLGVSKVVGMTTKVSMFSVILAFTFSALIGIVFGVFPAKKASSLNPIDALRYE from the coding sequence ATGAACATCTTAGAAAGCATCCGTATCGCCATCAGGGCGATCCGGGTCAATAAAGTTCGATCCATACTGACCATGCTGGGTATCATTATTGGGGTTGGTGCCGTGATTGCCATGATTGCAATCGGCAGCGGTGCTTCGGCATCTGTTACATCCAAAATTGAAGGATTAGGATCCAATCTGTTGACGATAACGGCAGGTCAGTCCAATTCCGGCGGAGTCCGGGGAGGAATGGGCAGCGCAGCGACACTCAAAATGAGCGATGCCACTTTGTTAGCGGAAAAGGGAACCTACATTAAAGCTGTTGCCCCGGTAGCCTCGACGAACGCGCAGGTAATCTATGCAAGCGGCAATACCCAGACAAATATATACGGTACGACAGTTACCTATCTTGATGTACGGAACACATCATTAAGTGCGGGCAGATTTTTTACCGAGCAGGAGATGAACCAGTATAAACGCGTTGTGGTTCTCGGCCCGACAGTCGTGGAAGGCCTACTGGGGACGCTGGATTACAGTATTATTGGCAAGACCGTCAAGATCAACAACATTCCGTTTCAGGTCATTGGAGTCACAGCCAGTGAAGGTTCCTCAGGTTTTTCCAATAGCGACGATATGATCTTGATGCCGATTACGATAGCACAGCTTCGGCTGATCGGAAGTGAGTCTATCCGGCAGATTTTTGTTCAGGCGGCTTCCCCGGATGTGATGACCAAAGCGCAAAGTGAGATTACAACGCTGCTGCGCTCTGCACATAAACTCAGCGCGAGTGATGAGGATGATTTTTCCACTACCAATCAGGCAACAGTATTGGAGACCATGCAATCAGTTACCCAGACGCTGTCCATGCTTCTCGGAGGGATCGCGGCGATTTCCTTGATCGTCGGCGGAATCGGCATCATGAATATCATGCTTGTTTCCGTAACGGAGCGGACACGGGAGATTGGGATCCGGAAAGCAATCGGGGCGCAGGAAACGGATATTCTTCTGCAATTTCTGATAGAAGCGGTCATATTGAGTGTCATGGGAGGAATCATCGGGATATTACTGGGCTGGGGAGGTTCACTTGGCGTATCCAAGGTTGTCGGTATGACGACCAAGGTGTCCATGTTTTCCGTTATCTTGGCCTTCACCTTCTCAGCTTTGATCGGGATCGTCTTCGGTGTCTTTCCGGCAAAAAAGGCTTCATCCCTTAATCCGATTGATGCGCTAAGGTATGAATAA
- a CDS encoding HlyD family efflux transporter periplasmic adaptor subunit: MQLNFKPLKANADRQKLDPKPDKEGKRFSIDRLKKIRKRTWIIIGVVIVAMIAAKVFIFKSNTTAAANITIKTATVTKGTVQQMVTATGTAEFFQSMPLSFEVSGTIQEIYVKTGDVVKKGDPLASLDTTTLEQQLKEAQENYASAQANYSQTLGDLGRKLKSSLVSAESNLLMAQQKADPNYLENQYYLAELNVKEASQKLAEAQGFGETDTYQLQAALSQAQLALADALNKKNGGAAKDLEVAKDQYEAAKEAVSDYEKGAGSDYLSTKAALTKSQTDLMTTQQNLDDAILKAPEDGTIVSCSVDPYQTVNSQSTVMILVSNPQNFKVSASVDQTEITELKVGQKASLTLDTDANTVIDGTVETVSLAGTNNQNVVTYGITIKVDKLSDILRDQMSVNVSIVTDEAKDVLTIPSEAVITRNGVTGVLVPTDQASSQGTSKNTTSGLQNNASSGSQNAAQGSSQMPSGPGNGNNTSSNRPSMPSNTTGSSTGNKSAGTSGNYKFVQITIGLDDGTNVEVKSGLTEGQTVIIRTVTATSTSSTSSSSSSSSKSYRSQGMGGLGSLTGGGNGGPPSGGPGQ; encoded by the coding sequence ATGCAATTGAATTTTAAGCCACTCAAAGCAAACGCAGACCGTCAGAAACTGGATCCCAAACCGGATAAAGAGGGAAAGCGGTTCAGCATCGACCGGCTGAAAAAGATCAGGAAGAGAACATGGATTATCATCGGGGTCGTCATTGTCGCCATGATCGCCGCAAAGGTTTTTATATTCAAATCCAACACGACCGCAGCTGCCAATATAACGATTAAGACAGCGACAGTAACAAAGGGAACCGTACAACAGATGGTCACCGCGACCGGAACGGCTGAATTTTTCCAATCGATGCCGCTTTCATTCGAAGTCAGCGGCACCATACAGGAAATTTATGTAAAGACCGGAGATGTGGTGAAAAAGGGTGACCCATTAGCCAGTCTGGATACGACTACATTAGAGCAACAACTGAAAGAGGCTCAGGAAAATTATGCTTCGGCTCAGGCCAACTATAGTCAAACGCTCGGTGATTTGGGGAGAAAACTCAAATCGAGTCTCGTTTCAGCAGAAAGCAACTTATTGATGGCACAACAAAAAGCAGATCCAAACTATCTAGAAAACCAATACTATTTAGCAGAGCTAAATGTAAAAGAAGCCAGTCAAAAGCTGGCAGAAGCGCAGGGCTTCGGGGAAACCGATACATACCAGCTTCAGGCAGCACTTAGTCAGGCCCAGCTGGCGCTTGCGGATGCTCTAAATAAGAAAAACGGCGGAGCGGCCAAAGACCTGGAAGTTGCCAAGGATCAATATGAGGCAGCTAAAGAAGCCGTAAGTGACTATGAGAAAGGTGCCGGCAGCGATTATCTTTCGACTAAAGCGGCACTGACAAAAAGTCAGACAGATCTGATGACGACTCAACAGAATTTGGACGATGCCATCTTGAAAGCACCGGAAGATGGGACGATCGTTTCCTGCTCGGTCGATCCGTATCAGACAGTCAACAGCCAAAGCACCGTAATGATACTCGTCTCCAATCCCCAAAATTTTAAGGTGTCGGCCTCGGTCGATCAAACCGAGATCACCGAGCTCAAAGTCGGACAAAAGGCAAGTCTGACTCTGGATACCGATGCCAATACCGTTATTGACGGCACGGTTGAAACCGTTTCTCTCGCCGGGACTAACAATCAAAACGTCGTGACCTATGGCATCACCATTAAGGTGGATAAACTGTCGGATATCCTGCGGGATCAGATGAGTGTGAATGTTTCGATCGTGACCGATGAAGCTAAGGATGTTCTGACTATTCCCAGTGAGGCCGTTATTACCCGGAATGGGGTAACCGGTGTGTTGGTTCCGACTGACCAGGCGTCTTCGCAAGGAACATCCAAGAATACGACTTCCGGTTTACAGAATAATGCTTCTTCAGGAAGCCAAAATGCGGCGCAGGGAAGCAGTCAGATGCCGTCAGGACCCGGAAATGGGAATAACACAAGCAGCAACCGGCCGAGTATGCCTTCAAATACTACCGGTAGCAGTACTGGAAATAAATCCGCTGGAACGAGTGGCAACTATAAATTTGTGCAAATCACGATCGGCTTGGACGACGGGACAAACGTCGAAGTCAAGAGCGGCTTAACCGAAGGCCAGACCGTGATCATCCGTACTGTCACTGCGACGTCAACAAGCAGTACTTCCTCAAGCAGTTCAAGTTCAAGCAAGAGTTACCGTTCGCAAGGTATGGGCGGGTTAGGCAGCCTTACCGGAGGAGGTAATGGCGGACCGCCGTCCGGAGGCCCAGGACAATAA